One Desulfobulbaceae bacterium genomic region harbors:
- a CDS encoding LPS-assembly protein LptD → MKSMPALLLRAMPFLMAFFLVCQAAFAAGLSSDSPWEITADKISRFDDPSSIIAEGNVVLVRNQDSGTITIKTEKDGVVTEEVRPKKPLTITGDWIRLDPVLNVVKVRGNAILDSDDEHITADLANLSLDDNIGTLENTTIYFPQRNLFLAGERVQKTGDLTYHLEDGWVTKCDPEDGKAPPWSFGWTTGDITYEGFAHFINATLRVKDVPVLYSPYFAFSTNRKRKTGLLLPEWSHGGRDGPGLLVPLFVNLSPSSDLTFYAGGYSERGVVTGTEFRYVHAENSKATFAMNYLKDSLKDTAEDEYMSDGIYRTEENRWWLRGKIDHDFGFMLGKLDLDLVSDRDYLQEFSDGMIGFEESDRQFNKTFGRGFESETTYVRTNTAQLNRTWTDISLNGEVRLINDPTDMPSTYHRWTLPKVDFAGRLPVLKKQLGSTGVREFLEDTDLTWGSTYAYYWQENALGGHIIDMTPRLSAPIRLTPYLETTASIGLQETFYKVDDNSAVKAGYDNNIFSRNMYNFGISTSTIFMRDFFFNSPSFRRLTHMIRPSVSYSYTPTKYQEGMPDYVGKVSAVNSVGYGLSNDFDVLGILTDGNVATRKFGHLYISQAYNILEARKDIYGSESREPFSDVSFETVVDPIERLAMVYKTAWSVYGRGVTYYQVTSQYTTERADSFAIEYRYETYQAVNQLNMSAQLNITKQLQVSGRMAHSLYADRISDASLTVFYDPDCWSLEFLATTTPDDDYRFQLVVTFEDVGKILGINQTLYNLDSGGSTFNKHRKDQ, encoded by the coding sequence ATGAAGAGTATGCCAGCTCTGTTGTTGCGCGCTATGCCTTTTCTGATGGCATTTTTTTTGGTCTGCCAAGCAGCATTTGCGGCCGGACTGTCTTCTGATTCGCCGTGGGAAATCACAGCTGATAAAATATCACGTTTTGATGACCCTTCAAGCATCATTGCTGAAGGCAATGTTGTGCTGGTCAGAAATCAGGATAGTGGAACCATAACCATTAAGACTGAAAAAGATGGTGTCGTAACCGAAGAGGTTCGTCCTAAAAAGCCATTAACTATCACTGGTGACTGGATTCGTCTTGACCCTGTTCTTAATGTGGTTAAGGTTCGTGGTAATGCCATTCTTGATTCTGATGATGAACATATCACCGCAGATCTTGCAAATCTTAGTCTTGACGACAACATAGGAACGCTGGAAAACACTACAATCTATTTTCCCCAGCGCAACCTGTTTTTAGCCGGTGAACGCGTCCAGAAAACCGGGGATCTTACCTACCACCTTGAGGATGGCTGGGTTACCAAATGCGATCCTGAGGATGGTAAAGCTCCGCCCTGGAGTTTTGGCTGGACAACCGGCGACATCACCTATGAAGGATTTGCCCACTTTATTAATGCAACACTGCGCGTAAAGGATGTCCCTGTTCTCTACTCCCCCTATTTTGCCTTTTCAACCAACAGAAAAAGAAAAACAGGGCTTCTGCTCCCCGAATGGTCACATGGCGGGCGTGATGGGCCAGGACTGTTAGTGCCGCTCTTTGTCAATCTTTCTCCAAGTAGTGACCTGACTTTTTATGCCGGGGGCTATAGCGAACGGGGGGTGGTTACCGGCACAGAATTTCGCTATGTGCATGCTGAGAACTCAAAGGCCACCTTTGCCATGAACTACCTTAAAGATTCCTTAAAGGACACAGCCGAAGATGAGTACATGTCTGATGGGATCTATCGGACTGAAGAAAATCGTTGGTGGCTGCGTGGTAAAATTGATCACGATTTTGGTTTTATGCTGGGCAAGCTTGATTTGGACTTAGTCTCTGACCGGGACTATCTGCAGGAATTTTCCGATGGTATGATCGGTTTTGAGGAGAGCGATCGGCAGTTTAATAAAACCTTTGGCCGTGGTTTTGAATCAGAAACAACCTATGTCCGAACCAACACTGCACAGTTAAACAGGACTTGGACAGATATCTCTTTGAACGGAGAGGTGAGGCTGATAAATGATCCTACGGATATGCCATCCACCTATCACCGTTGGACTCTGCCCAAGGTTGATTTTGCAGGGCGTCTGCCCGTGCTTAAAAAACAGCTTGGTTCAACTGGAGTCCGTGAATTTCTGGAAGATACGGATCTGACCTGGGGGTCAACCTATGCCTATTATTGGCAGGAAAACGCCCTCGGCGGACACATTATTGACATGACACCCAGGCTTTCCGCACCCATTAGGTTGACGCCATATCTTGAGACCACAGCCTCGATAGGCCTGCAGGAAACATTTTATAAAGTCGACGATAACAGTGCTGTGAAAGCTGGTTATGACAACAATATTTTCTCAAGAAATATGTATAATTTCGGCATTTCAACCTCAACAATATTCATGAGGGATTTTTTCTTCAACAGCCCATCGTTTAGGCGTTTGACTCATATGATTAGACCCAGTGTCAGCTACAGTTATACACCGACAAAGTATCAGGAAGGAATGCCGGATTATGTTGGGAAGGTGTCTGCGGTCAATTCTGTGGGGTACGGTCTCAGCAATGACTTTGATGTGCTTGGCATCCTGACAGACGGGAATGTTGCAACCAGAAAATTTGGTCACCTTTATATATCTCAGGCTTACAATATTCTTGAAGCCCGAAAAGATATTTATGGTTCGGAGTCGCGAGAGCCGTTTTCAGATGTTTCGTTTGAGACTGTTGTTGATCCAATAGAACGCCTTGCCATGGTTTACAAAACTGCTTGGAGTGTGTACGGGAGAGGAGTTACCTATTACCAGGTGACCTCACAGTATACGACTGAGAGGGCGGACAGCTTTGCCATCGAATATCGCTACGAGACCTACCAGGCTGTCAATCAGCTGAATATGAGCGCCCAACTTAATATTACAAAGCAGCTTCAGGTCTCAGGTCGCATGGCCCATTCGTTATATGCTGATAGGATCTCGGATGCCTCTCTAACAGTATTTTATGATCCGGATTGTTGGTCTTTGGAGTTTTTGGCCACAACCACTCCTGACGATGATTATCGGTTTCAATTGGTTGTTACCTTTGAAGATGTGGGTAAAATTTTGGGTATAAACCAGACGTTATATAATCTGGATTCAGGCGGAAGTACTTTCAATAAACATCGAAAAGATCAGTAG
- a CDS encoding acetyltransferase yields the protein MHYDIFNGDADGICALHQLRLAEPKKLSTLVTGVKRDVKLLSHISESVTAADSLTVLDVSMDSNKDAIAQILNKGVAVFYADHHFAGEIPKSGLLEAHIDPSADTCTSLIIDSLLGGRYKPWAVVGAFGDNLHDAALEAAGSIKLKDTDIKALRELGELLNYNGYGAQVSDLHCAPQSLYEAIRPFESPIDFIGSSSVMEKLRLGFKSDMHNARAQKTYLANASGRVFMFPPEPWSRRVAGVFSNEKARERPELAHALLVDNDDGTYLVSVRAPLERKAGADRLCRAFPTGGGRAAAAGVNFLSAARLAEFVEKFTETFSP from the coding sequence ATGCATTATGATATTTTTAATGGTGATGCTGATGGAATCTGTGCCTTACACCAACTTCGCTTAGCAGAGCCCAAAAAGCTGTCAACCTTGGTTACTGGTGTTAAGCGGGATGTGAAGCTTCTGTCACATATCTCGGAGTCAGTTACTGCCGCAGATAGTCTCACTGTTCTTGATGTTTCGATGGATTCCAATAAAGATGCGATTGCTCAAATTTTGAACAAAGGAGTCGCAGTTTTTTATGCAGACCACCATTTTGCAGGTGAAATTCCTAAAAGCGGTTTGCTTGAGGCGCATATTGATCCAAGTGCCGATACCTGTACCTCCCTAATTATTGATTCCTTGCTTGGCGGCCGCTATAAACCTTGGGCTGTTGTTGGTGCCTTTGGTGATAACTTGCATGATGCTGCCTTGGAAGCGGCGGGTTCTATAAAGCTTAAAGATACTGATATCAAGGCGCTTCGAGAGCTGGGTGAATTGCTCAACTATAATGGGTACGGTGCGCAGGTGAGTGATCTGCACTGTGCGCCACAGTCCCTTTATGAGGCCATAAGGCCCTTTGAATCGCCCATTGATTTCATTGGTTCTTCCTCGGTGATGGAGAAGTTGCGTTTGGGCTTTAAGAGTGACATGCATAATGCCAGGGCGCAGAAAACATACCTCGCCAATGCCTCCGGCAGGGTGTTTATGTTTCCGCCAGAGCCGTGGAGCAGAAGGGTTGCTGGTGTGTTCAGCAACGAAAAGGCACGTGAGAGGCCAGAGCTGGCTCATGCGCTGCTTGTTGATAATGATGATGGAACCTATTTGGTGAGTGTGCGTGCTCCCCTGGAAAGAAAAGCTGGTGCTGACCGGTTATGCCGGGCCTTTCCTACTGGTGGTGGGCGGGCTGCTGCTGCGGGTGTTAATTTCTTGTCTGCCGCAAGGCTGGCTGAATTTGTTGAAAAATTTACGGAGACTTTTAGCCCATGA
- a CDS encoding lytic murein transglycosylase, whose product MNSVCRNNYFFIAAVVVTVFCVSLLPANALAEKKAPLAADLVEDGQKIDLSSDRYVGLFKELRLRHNYTNDELQKLFDGVSIKKRVLELMDKQSEAKPYFKYHPLFINDAVVAEGKVKLNENKELLDRIEAELGVEREIVVAIWGIESRYGQHKGWFSMFQTLNTMFDAYPRRRDFYRKQLVHYLVLCKENNVDPLAITGSYGGAFGQTQFIPSSFREYAVDFDKDGRRDVWESVPDVLASIANYLHRYHWVFKAPVYYEIGTKLKGEALQNAYDKGRKGLVALADVKAIQQISMPPSPDDKVVTIVGLELDDTGGMRYVAGYPNFQAITKWNNSNRYAMAVTELAEKLRDGEPFTKDKR is encoded by the coding sequence ATGAATAGTGTGTGCAGGAATAATTATTTTTTTATAGCAGCTGTAGTCGTGACGGTCTTTTGTGTATCTCTTTTGCCAGCCAATGCTTTGGCCGAAAAAAAGGCACCGCTTGCTGCTGACCTTGTTGAGGATGGCCAGAAAATTGATCTCTCTTCTGATCGCTATGTGGGTCTTTTTAAAGAGCTGCGTTTGCGCCATAATTACACCAATGATGAACTGCAAAAGCTCTTTGATGGTGTGTCTATTAAAAAGCGGGTTTTGGAACTGATGGATAAGCAGTCCGAGGCCAAGCCCTATTTCAAATACCACCCCTTGTTTATAAATGATGCTGTTGTTGCAGAAGGGAAAGTTAAGTTAAATGAGAACAAGGAGTTACTTGACCGGATTGAGGCAGAGCTGGGCGTTGAACGGGAGATTGTCGTGGCCATCTGGGGGATCGAGTCGCGTTATGGCCAGCACAAAGGCTGGTTTAGTATGTTCCAGACCTTGAATACCATGTTTGATGCCTATCCCAGAAGGCGGGATTTCTATAGAAAGCAACTAGTTCACTATCTTGTGCTCTGTAAAGAAAACAATGTTGATCCGCTTGCAATTACTGGTTCGTATGGCGGGGCTTTTGGGCAGACCCAGTTTATTCCCTCAAGTTTCAGGGAGTATGCCGTTGATTTTGATAAAGACGGCAGGCGTGATGTGTGGGAGTCGGTGCCAGATGTTTTAGCAAGTATTGCCAACTATCTGCACCGGTACCATTGGGTGTTCAAGGCACCGGTATATTATGAGATTGGCACAAAGCTGAAAGGTGAGGCACTACAAAATGCATATGATAAAGGGCGCAAAGGGTTGGTTGCTTTGGCAGATGTGAAAGCCATCCAGCAGATCAGTATGCCACCATCACCGGACGACAAAGTGGTGACTATTGTCGGCCTTGAGCTTGATGATACTGGAGGTATGCGCTATGTGGCGGGCTACCCCAATTTTCAGGCAATAACCAAATGGAATAACTCCAATAGATATGCCATGGCCGTTACGGAACTTGCGGAGAAACTCAGGGACGGTGAACCTTTTACAAAGGATAAACGGTAA
- the acs gene encoding acetate--CoA ligase encodes MNDDKKIESLSTEKRVFNPPTEGRDKACVKSMEEYQAHYKRSMDDPEGYWADRAEELISWDKKWDTVLDADLHKPEVHWFKGGKLNVSYNCIDRHLTNGRRNKAALIWQGEPEEDVRVYTYQMLHTEVCRFANVLKKLGVKRGDRVAVYLPMIPELAITLLACTRIGAIHSVVFAGFSAPSLKSRINDCEAKVLVTADAVIRAGKTISLKTNVDKALETCPSVQNTVVVKRGGNEINFKEGHDLWYHDLMAGADITDKCEPESMDSEDPLFILYTSGSTGTPKGVVHTTGGYLTYAAHTCQWVFDMKDDDVYYCTADIGWITGHSYILYGPLALGATSLMFEGVPTYPGPDRFWHIVDKFKVNIFYTAPTAIRALMRFGSEPIEKHDLSSLRILGSVGEPINPEAWMWYHEHIGASKLPIVDTWWQTETGGIMISALPYATPTKPGSASLPLPGIDAAIYNEEGQEAAPNEGGRLVIRKPWPSMLRTVYKNPERYKKTYFSRFPGIYDPEDSSRKDEDGYFWIMGRLDDVINVSGHRLGTAEIESALVSHPQVAEAAVIGAPHAIKGQTIYAFVTVNANVKPSDELMKELRAHVRNEIGPIATPEFIQFADGLPKTRSGKIMRRILRKVSAGQHEEHDFGDTSTLADPSVVADLVKGNLALLKK; translated from the coding sequence ATGAACGACGACAAGAAAATTGAAAGTCTATCAACTGAAAAACGAGTTTTTAATCCGCCGACAGAAGGTAGAGACAAAGCGTGTGTTAAAAGCATGGAAGAGTACCAGGCCCATTACAAACGCTCAATGGATGACCCCGAAGGCTATTGGGCTGATCGTGCTGAGGAACTTATCTCCTGGGACAAAAAATGGGACACAGTTCTTGATGCGGATCTCCACAAGCCAGAGGTACACTGGTTTAAGGGCGGAAAACTCAATGTTTCATATAACTGCATTGATCGACACTTAACCAATGGCCGTCGTAATAAAGCCGCTTTAATCTGGCAGGGTGAACCAGAAGAGGATGTCAGAGTCTATACATACCAGATGCTGCACACGGAAGTTTGCCGTTTTGCCAATGTGCTCAAAAAACTTGGTGTCAAACGTGGCGATCGTGTTGCCGTTTACCTGCCGATGATTCCAGAACTTGCCATAACATTATTGGCCTGTACTCGAATTGGCGCCATTCACTCTGTGGTTTTTGCCGGCTTTTCAGCTCCGAGCCTGAAAAGCAGAATCAACGACTGCGAAGCCAAAGTTCTGGTAACTGCCGATGCGGTTATTCGAGCCGGCAAAACCATTTCATTAAAAACTAACGTCGACAAAGCCTTAGAAACCTGCCCTTCAGTCCAAAACACGGTTGTTGTTAAGCGCGGCGGCAATGAGATTAATTTCAAAGAAGGCCATGATCTTTGGTACCACGACCTGATGGCAGGCGCTGACATCACCGACAAATGTGAGCCGGAATCAATGGATTCTGAGGATCCTCTATTCATCCTTTACACCAGTGGTAGCACCGGAACCCCAAAAGGCGTTGTCCATACCACTGGCGGTTACCTGACCTATGCAGCACATACCTGCCAATGGGTATTTGATATGAAGGATGACGATGTCTACTACTGCACAGCCGATATCGGCTGGATTACAGGTCATAGCTACATTCTTTACGGCCCCCTGGCGCTTGGCGCCACTTCATTAATGTTCGAAGGCGTGCCAACCTACCCGGGCCCTGACCGTTTCTGGCATATTGTTGACAAATTCAAGGTCAATATCTTCTATACAGCGCCAACTGCTATCCGTGCCTTGATGCGTTTTGGCTCTGAACCAATCGAAAAACACGATCTTTCCTCGCTTCGCATTCTCGGCTCGGTTGGCGAACCAATTAATCCAGAGGCCTGGATGTGGTATCACGAACATATCGGCGCCAGCAAGCTGCCGATTGTCGACACCTGGTGGCAGACCGAAACAGGCGGCATCATGATTTCAGCCCTGCCCTATGCAACACCTACAAAACCCGGCTCAGCAAGTTTGCCTCTGCCCGGAATTGATGCCGCTATTTACAACGAAGAAGGACAAGAAGCTGCCCCTAACGAAGGCGGACGTCTGGTCATCAGAAAACCTTGGCCTTCGATGCTGCGCACCGTTTACAAAAACCCTGAACGTTACAAGAAAACATACTTTTCACGTTTCCCCGGCATTTACGACCCTGAAGACAGTTCCAGAAAGGATGAGGATGGTTACTTCTGGATCATGGGTCGTTTAGATGATGTTATTAACGTTTCCGGTCACCGGCTTGGCACGGCCGAAATTGAATCTGCCCTTGTTTCACACCCCCAAGTTGCCGAAGCTGCAGTAATCGGTGCCCCACATGCGATTAAAGGCCAGACAATTTATGCCTTCGTTACTGTGAATGCCAACGTGAAACCTTCTGACGAGCTTATGAAAGAGTTACGAGCCCATGTACGTAACGAAATTGGCCCAATTGCGACCCCTGAATTCATTCAGTTTGCAGATGGTCTGCCAAAAACTCGATCGGGAAAGATTATGCGCAGGATCCTCAGAAAAGTTTCTGCCGGCCAACATGAAGAACATGATTTTGGCGACACCTCAACCTTGGCGGACCCAAGCGTTGTTGCCGATTTGGTTAAGGGTAATCTGGCACTTCTCAAGAAGTAA